The Gemmatimonadota bacterium region CCTTCCAGCGCGCGGGCAAGAAGAGCGACCGCGTCTTCCCAGCGCCCCTCTTCCAGCGCCAGCGCTCCGGCAACATAGGCTCCGTCAGCCATCCCGGCGGCCCGTTCAAGATCATGACGCGCAGCCTCCCGATTCCCCAGAGCCAGCTCGCGCAGGCCGTTCACCAGCGCCGCCTCTTCGGGCGGTGCGGAGAGGTCGTCGAAGTGTTCCCGAATCTCCTGCTGCTCCGACTCCGAGGCGGTCGTCGGCTCCGGAGGAAGAGAAGGTGAGGTTGCGGAATCCGGGGCGCATGTGCGCTCACCCGCCCCGGCTCGCTTCTTCTTGCCCCGGCGCTTCTTCACCGTGTAGAAGAGCCCCGTTCCCGTCAGTCCGCCGGTAGCCCGGAGGCCGTGTGGCCCGAATGTCGCCTTCGCGGCCCTCGGCCCGACGGAGACCGACAGCTTCCCCTGCAGGATGCTCTTGCTGAGGTTCAGCGTGACACCGGGCGCAATCCGTATACGCCTCCAGAATCGAAATCCCACACGCACCTCCCATCGCGTCGCGGCATCGCGACAACAAACTACCGCCGAAACAGGGTACCCTCTCGGGCGGGTCTATGGTATTCGAATCGAGTGCCGTGCAACATCTCCCGGGAGGTTCTGGTGAATCCTGTTCGCATGGTCCTGCTCGACATCGACGGGACCCTCGCCGAGGGAATCGGCAGAGCGGCCTTTCCCGGGGCCGCGGAAGCGGTCCGCGCGCTCCTGGACCACTACCCGGTGCGCTATGTCACCAACGCCACCTCCTGCACGCGGGCAGCCCTCGTAGCACGGCTTGAGGCCGACGGGTTCCCGGTGGAGGAATGCCCCGTCGTGACCCCCGCCACGCTTGCGCGCAGTGTCCTGACCGGGCGCGACGACACGCGCGGAGTGCTCCTTTGTGACCCAAAGGCAAGGGAGGATCTCGCGTGGTTCCGCGAGACGCCTCCTGATGAAGCGCGCGCGGTGCTGGTGGCGACGGAAGCGCACCGCCTTCGCGTGGGAGATCTTGCGGGGGCCGTGGAGGCTCTGCACTCCGGTGCCACGCTGTACACACTCCAGCAAAACCGGGTCTTCCGGCGAGACGGCCGTCTCCTCACCGACCTCGGGCCGGTGGCTGCCTTTCTGGGGTACGCCGCCGATGTCGCATGGGAGAACCTCGGGAAGCCGTCTCCACTCCTCTTCCGGACGCTCGCGGCAGAGTCCGGCATCGATCCCGGGCACATGGTGATGGTCGGGGATGACGCGGAGTTCGACTGCGCAGGCGCCCTTCGTGCGGGTGTGGGAAGCGCGGTACTCGTCCGAACAGGGAAGTACAGGCCTTCAGACGAGAACCGGGTGCCCCCCCCGCCGACGCATGTCGTGGACTCCATCGCGGACCTCCCCGCGCTCCTGGCGGGGTAACCCCGTCTCCGGGCGCATTCTGAGGTCCCTGACGCGTTTGAATCCGGAAGGTGAGGCGTGCTGGAATCGGAGCTCTCAGGCTGATCTGAGCGCAGCTTGCCCGGCGTAGCCCCGTTCCCCGTCTACTTCCCGATCCCCCGGTTCGGTGGACGGTTCCTTCCGGGGCGGCGGCGGGGCGCAACACCGCTGGACACTCTCACGCGGCCGCCCCCGCCGAACCGCGGGGACGCCGGAAAGGAACCGCGTCATGAAGGCCACACTTCTTGCCGCACTGCACGGCTGTGCGTCCGTGCGGCACCCGGCCAGGCGGAGCTAGTCCAGTTCGAACAGCCTGCGCAAGCTGTCCAGATCCCGGGTTCGCTCTTCCCGCGCGTCCGTGCTCTTCAGGCGCACGACCGGTCGCCGGACGATCCCCCGAATCAACCCGGCCAGGCTCTGCTCCACCGCTTCCCGGATGTCGTCCGGCATGCCTCCGCCCAGACGCCCCATTTCGCGAGCCTTCAGTTCTTCGAGGAAGGCGCGGAAGTCGTCCACCGTGGGCTTGAGATCCAGGTTCGCGATCCACCCCTCAAACTCTCGCGCGGACTCTGAGAGAACCTCTTCCACGGCGGGAACCTCTCGGAGCCGGGCGGAGACATTCCCCTGAACGATCTCCTCCAGATCGTCCAGCCCGAAGAGAAACACACTCCCGATCTTCGCCACTTCCGGGTCTACATCCCGTGGTACCGCGATATCCAGAAGAAAGAGCGGGCGTCGGTTCCTGCGCTCCATCGCGGCATGGACCGCTCCGGGCAGAATCACCGGGACCGTGCTTCCCGTGGTCGACAGCACGATGTCCGCCTCCGCGAGGAGCACTTCCAGTTCCTCCATGCCGTGAGCCGTGATCTTCGTGCCGGGATGCGCACGGGACAGCGTCCCGACCAGCTCTTCCGCCCGGCCTGCGCTCCGGTTGGCAATCGCCAGTCCGGCCGCGCCCTGCTTGAGGAAGTGTCGGGCGGCGAGGGCGCCCGTTTCCCCGGCGCCCACCAGAAGCACGCGACGGGACTCCAGCTTCTCAAAGAGCTTCCGCGACAGATCCACCGCCGCAAAGGCCACGCTGACCGCGCCCGCGTCGATCTTCGTCTTCCCGCGTGCCAGCTTCCCCGCCCGGAACGCACCCTGAAACGCACGCAGCAGAACCGGGCCGAGCGGGACGATCTCCCGCGCCGCACGGTAGGCGTCCTTCACCTGCCCGACGATCTGGGTCTCCCCCACCATCATGCTCTCCAGACCCGCCACCACGCGATACAGGTGGGCGACCGCGTCCATCCCGTCCAGCCGGTACCCAAGATCGCCTTCAAACGGCAGCGCGTCCCCCCCCGCGGCATCCAGCGCCCGCCGAAAGGACCCGACGGCATCCACATGCCCGGGCGCTTCCAGATAGACCTCCGTCCGGTTGCAGGTGCTCAGCACCACCCCGGACACGCCTTCCTCCGCAACCGTGCTCAAGAAGACGCGTGCGCTTTCTTCGCTCAGGTGGACGCGCTCCCGCACTTCCGTGGATGCCCGATGGTGATCCACTCCCCAGAGCGTCACGCGCTTCGCGGCGGAAGGAACGGAGAGTGTCATCCGGCCCCTCCGCCATTGAAGTTGTGGAAGCTGCGGAAGAAGTGCCGGACGATTCCAACCGCCAGAACCATCAGCACGAACAACGCCACGGACAGGATGCTCATCCTCCGGCCGCGCCACCCGCGGCGCTCATAGCCCCAGAGCCCGACTCCGTACATCAGGAAGAAGAGCCAGGAGACGACCACCTTCGGGTCGAAGTGTGAAAGACGGGACGCGGCCTCCGGCCCCAGGCGTCCGGCCAGCGCGGTCGTCCACCAGTGCCCGGTCACCAGTGCTCCAAAGAGGAGCGGGACCCCCATCTGGATGGAGCGCACGCTCATGCGTTCCAGAATCTCCAGCGACGGAAGACGCTGGAACAGAAGCCCGAAGGTCCGTCGCACCAGTTGCCGCGCTTGCAGCAGGTACAGCAGCGCGTAGATGAACCCGAGGGAGAGCGCCGTATACGCCAGGAGAACCAGAATCGCGTGCAGCGCAAACCCCGGGTCCTGAAGAAGCGCGTGGTCTGCGGTTTCAGGTGAGAGAAACGCGCTGGAGAGCAGTTGGAATGCGAAGGCCAGCCCCACGACATGGAACCCGGTCTGCGGGGCGCCGATGCGGATCTCCAGCACGACATAGATGGCGAGAACCGCAAACGC contains the following coding sequences:
- a CDS encoding HAD hydrolase-like protein — encoded protein: MNPVRMVLLDIDGTLAEGIGRAAFPGAAEAVRALLDHYPVRYVTNATSCTRAALVARLEADGFPVEECPVVTPATLARSVLTGRDDTRGVLLCDPKAREDLAWFRETPPDEARAVLVATEAHRLRVGDLAGAVEALHSGATLYTLQQNRVFRRDGRLLTDLGPVAAFLGYAADVAWENLGKPSPLLFRTLAAESGIDPGHMVMVGDDAEFDCAGALRAGVGSAVLVRTGKYRPSDENRVPPPPTHVVDSIADLPALLAG
- the ccsA gene encoding cytochrome c biogenesis protein CcsA, yielding MDRLLSAVNVLLPLAYLAVWLDYRVIFQHEARVAIRWSRRLALGTLALHTVAVVVRAVAWGRLPMATPLEFLSMLAFAVLAIYVVLEIRIGAPQTGFHVVGLAFAFQLLSSAFLSPETADHALLQDPGFALHAILVLLAYTALSLGFIYALLYLLQARQLVRRTFGLLFQRLPSLEILERMSVRSIQMGVPLLFGALVTGHWWTTALAGRLGPEAASRLSHFDPKVVVSWLFFLMYGVGLWGYERRGWRGRRMSILSVALFVLMVLAVGIVRHFFRSFHNFNGGGAG
- the hemA gene encoding glutamyl-tRNA reductase translates to MTLSVPSAAKRVTLWGVDHHRASTEVRERVHLSEESARVFLSTVAEEGVSGVVLSTCNRTEVYLEAPGHVDAVGSFRRALDAAGGDALPFEGDLGYRLDGMDAVAHLYRVVAGLESMMVGETQIVGQVKDAYRAAREIVPLGPVLLRAFQGAFRAGKLARGKTKIDAGAVSVAFAAVDLSRKLFEKLESRRVLLVGAGETGALAARHFLKQGAAGLAIANRSAGRAEELVGTLSRAHPGTKITAHGMEELEVLLAEADIVLSTTGSTVPVILPGAVHAAMERRNRRPLFLLDIAVPRDVDPEVAKIGSVFLFGLDDLEEIVQGNVSARLREVPAVEEVLSESAREFEGWIANLDLKPTVDDFRAFLEELKAREMGRLGGGMPDDIREAVEQSLAGLIRGIVRRPVVRLKSTDAREERTRDLDSLRRLFELD